Below is a window of Janthinobacterium lividum DNA.
TGCCCGTGCTCCTTGTTGCGTGAGGAAAACTCGACAAACACGGGGCGCCAGTCGCCGCGCGTGGTGCGCACGAAATCATGCTGCACCTGGCCGCGGGGAATCAAATCCGAGCGCAGGCGCAAGGTCAGCTGCGGTGCGCAGGCTGCGCTCATGCCGCGCAATTCCATTTTCAGGGTTTGCCGTCCGCCTGCCGCTCGGGGATCGAAGCCGCTGATGTGCAGATGGGCTTGCACCGGCTGGTAGGCCGGGGGCACCGCTGACGCGGCAACGGGGGCTGGCGTGAACGTCGGAGGCACGGCGGAAACTGGCACAGGGCCGCTCACGGCTTGAAAGACAGCGTCATGGGCCGGGGCGTGCGAAAGCGCCGTTGCCGATGGCTCGGAACGGGCGCTGCGCAGTGCGGTCAACAGGTCGTAGCTGCTGGGGGCAGTCGTCGCTTGCGGGTGGTTGCCCGCGCAGACTGTTTCCCCAGGCAAGACCCAGAACGTACAGTGCGGGTGCTCCGGGTTGCTGCATTTTTTCATGACATTCTGACTCGAATCGAGCGGGGACATTTTGCCCTCTGTTATACCTGAGAGCTTACGCGCTTTTGCACCTGCTTGGCAACTTTCGCAGTGCCGGAAAGCGCTCTTTTTGCCCAAATTCATGCCTCTGATCACACCGCGTTATGCATGCCGTGGAAATTATTGCTCAAAAACACATTTTATATCTTTCTGGATATGTTGTTTTGATATTGCATGTAATGTTCTCCCGTCAACGCGCGTGCGCTCCGGACACGCATTTTTACGCCTGCAATGCGAGCCTGGCGGCATTTTGCATTATGCTGGCGCAACCGTTACCCCCCCCACACGCTGCCTGACTCCGAGAGATGACCATGCCTGTCCAACGCCCGCTCCAGCTTGCCATAGCCTATGGCGCCACCTTGTGCGTATTCCTGGCCCTCGACGCCCTGTGGCTGGCGGTGCTGATGAAGCCCGTGTACGCTGCGGCGCTGGGACCGCTGCTGGCGGACACGCCCCGCTGGGCGCCGGCCACGCTGTTTTATCTGTTGTATGGGGCGGGGTTGCTGGTCTTTGCCATCCTGCCAGGGTTGCGCGTGCGCCGCGGGCGCACGGCGGCGGCACTGGGCGCGGTGCTCGGGCTGCTTGCCTATGGCACCTATGATTTGAGCAACTATGCGACCTTGCGCGACTGGCCGCTGGCTTTGACGGTGATCGACATGGCCTGGGGCAGCGTGCTGTCGGCCGTATCTGCCACGGCCGGTTATCTGGCTGCTAGCCGCCTGGGGCGGTGAACTCCGCATCGAAGCGCAGCGCCAGCATGGTAATGTTGTCGCTATGCAAGCCTTTTGGCGGGTGGGCGAGGAAATCGTCGAACAGGGTGCTGACGGCCTGTGCGGCAGTCTTGCCGGCACACAGGGCAGGCCAGCGGGCCGTGAGGGCCAAAGGATCCTCGCAGGCCCAGAAGCCGTCGCTGGCCAGCAGATAGTGGGCGCCGGGCCGCACGCGCAGCACCCGGCGGTCACCCAGGTGTGCGAGGAACGGCGGCAAGGTGGCCGCATCGAGGCCGCGCAGGGGCTTGTCGAGCTGCAAGCTGTCGCTGATGGCGTTTCCTAAAATAAATGCCTGCGAGATTTGCGGGTGGTGCTCGCCGTGCACTGCCGCACGCCAGCGCGTCTCGTCGAGCGCGCCGCGCATGGCGTACACGGTGGCCGGCACGTGGTCCACGGTGAGGATGCTGGCCATCCCGTCGGCAATTTCATACAGGCGCGAATCGCCCACGTGATACAGCAGCGGCGCTTCGCCGGGCGGCACTTCCAGCAAGGTCAGGGTGGTGCCGGGCGGCCGCGCCTGGGCTGGCGCGGTCCTGGCGAAGGTATCCTGCAAGCGCGTGTGCAAGGCGTCGAGCCGGGCTGCCAGGCTGGCCGTGTCGAGGCAGGCGGGCATCGCCAGCAAGCCTCGCACGGCCGCCTCCGCCGCTTCGCGCCCTTGGCCGTGGCCGCCCATGCCGTCGAGCACGGCGGCGCGCACATGGCCAGACGGCCAGCCCGGTACCTGGCAGTGGAACGGCGCCTGCCGCGACAGGCAGACGGCGTGGCCGCTGGCATCGATCAGCAGGAAATTGTCCTGGTTTTCGCGGCGTGGCTGGGGGCCGGCGCCTACGCTGGTGCCAGCGGCGGCGTCGAGCCAGGGGCCGAAGTCGAGCTCGTCATTAATTAAATGCATCGGTTGGTGCGGTCCAGGCGGCCAGCAATGTTGATCATAGGACGCAGCTTAGCCGATATTGTGCAGGGGCGATACCTTGCCTGTCGCGCAAAAAAAAACCTGCGGCAGCGGGCTGGCGCAGGTTTTTCATGGTACGGGTGCAGGGCAGTGCTTAGCGGCGATGGCCCCAGCCACGGCCATGATCATGGTCATGGTAGTCGCGGTCATAGTAGTCGCGGCGGCCATGGTCGCGGTAATAGCCGCGGCCCGGTTGCACGTAGACGACAGCCGGAGGGCCGTAGTAGCGCGGTGGCGGTGCATAATACACTGGCTGCGGAGCAGGGGCGTAGTACACGGGCTGCGGCGCAGGCGCATAATAGGTTTCACGGTAGCCGCCGCGATAGCCGCCGCGGTCATAATAGCGGTCATTCGTGCTGATGCTGTTGCCGACGGCGGCGCCAAGCACGCCACCGACGATCGCGCCATTGCGCCCGCCGGTGCTGTTGCCAATGGCCGCTCCGACAACGGCGCCTGCAACGGTATTGAAGTCGCGGTCACCGGCGACTGCGGCCGAAGACACAGCCACTGCCGCTACTATTACCGCACCCAGGAGTTTCTTGTTCAACATGGCATTTCCTTCCATTCCGGCGAGATCACAATGATCTGCATGAACAGGACTATATCTGCTGCTCACCGCTTGCTCCACGTCTAATACAACTTATTACAATCCTGCCCCGACGGTAACAAGTCAGCGCAGGCGCGCCTGCCATTCCGGACGCAGCAAGCTGTACATTTTGACGTCGCGCATCACGCCGTGGATAAAGAAGGCCTGGCGCATCAAGCCCTCCTGGGTAAAACCGTTCTTTTGCGCGATGCGTTCGGAGCCGATGTTCAGCGGGTCCATCAGCAGCTCCAGCCGGTGATACGGATAGGCGCTGAACAGGTAGTCGACCACCAGGCGCGTCGCTTCGCTGATGTAGCCGCGTCCGTCCCGCTGCCGGTCGAACAGGCGGTAGCCGATCTCGCGCGAGGCTGGCGTGCGGCTCTTGAAGTGCGTGATCGTGCCGATGATGTGCTGGGCGTGATCTTCGATGAGGAATAATTCGCTATCTTCGGTCACAAAACCCGATTGCAGGAAGTCGCGCCGCATGGCCTCGGGCGACTTGAACTGCATCGAGAAAAACTCGCCGCGCGAGGGCAAGTCGTTGACGAGGGAAATATAGGTATTCAGGTCGGCGGCGGTCAAATGCCGTATGGTGCAGAGAGTTCCCTTGAGCATGGCGATATCCGGTGGCGATCACGATCTGCATGGTAATCGACTCTGGCGTAAACAGGCAATCGATGCCGTAAAAGTTGCTGCAATGACAGAATAAATACGCTATCGTAGAAAGCCGCGCCTTGCCCACGGCCACGGCGTACCCGCTTCGACCTTGTTGACTGGAACTGAACTTACATGCATACCATCCTGACTGGCGCGCCACTGCGCCGTTCCGTTTTATCCCTTGCCCTTGGCTGCATCGTCAGCGCCGGCGCCTTTGCCGCCGCGCCAGGCAATACGCCGCAAGCGCTGGCGCAGGTGCGCGACACCGCGCTGCAAAGCGACTGGGCGTATGCGCGCCTGGCCGACATGACGGATTTGATCGGCCCGCGCCTGTCCGGCTCCGCCGGCGCGGCCGCCGCCGTGCAGCAGGTGGCCGAGACCATGCGCCAACTGGGCGCCAAAGTCACCCTGCAGCCGGTGAAAGTGCCGCACTGGGTGCGCGGCGTGGAAACGGCGGAAATCGTCGACTATGCTGGCCGTCCGCAGGGCGTGTCGCAGCGCGTGGTGCTCACCGCCCTGGGCGGTTCCGGCGCCACCCCGGCCGCCGGCCTGACGGCGCCCGTGATCATCGTCAAGAGCGTCGATGAACTCAAGGCCCGCGCGTCGGAAGTGAAGGGCGCCATCGTGCTGATCGACACGCCGTTCGACCAGGAGATGGCCGAGCGGGGCCTGGCCGGCGTGACCTATGGCCAGGGCTCGCGCTCGCGTTTCCTCGGCCCCAAGGCGGCGGCCGACCTGGGTGCGGCCGCCGCGCTGGTGCGCTCGATCGGCGGCGCGAACTTCCGCATCCCGCACGCGGGCGCCACGGGCCTGGACGACAATAAACGCATTCCCGCCGCCGCCGTCACCGTGGAAGACGCCTTGTTGATGGGCCGACTGGCCGCGCGCGGCCCCCTGAAAATGCACCTGACCCTGACGCCGCAAAACCTGCCGGAAGCGGACAGCTACAACGTCATCGCCGATTGGCCGGGCACGGACAAGGCCGACGAAGTGGTGGTGGTCTCCGGCCACCTCGATTCCTGGGACCTGGCGACGGGCGCGCACGACGACGGCGCCGGCGTGGTGGCGGCCATGGGCGTGGTGGAAACCCTGAAAAAACTCGATTACCGCCCGCGCCGCACCATCCGCGTGATCGCCTGGATGAATGAGGAAAATGGCGGCCGTGGCGGCCAGGCCTATTTCGAGGCCCACAAGCAGGCGCTCGGTAAACAATATGCGGCCATCGAGATGGATAGCGGGGCCGGCCGCCCGTTCGGCATCCTCGCCAGCGTGGGGCCGAAGTCGGAAAAGCTGTTCGCGCCCCTGCGCGCGGCCCTGCAGCCGATGGGCGCGCACGCCTTCACGCGCCGCGACGCGCTGGGCACGGGCGATTTGCACCGCCTGGAAACGGGCGGCGTGCCAAGCTTCGAGCCGCTGGTAGACAGCCACAGTTACTTCCACTACCACCATACGCCGGCCGACACCTTGGACAAGGTCGACCCGGATAACCTGAAGCGCAACGTGGCGCTGATGTCGTCGCTGGCGTGGTTCCTGGCCAATATCGATGGCGAGATCGGGCGCGCGCCGGAGCAGTCGGAATAAGGGGGAGCTTGCCTCCTCACTTCGAGTAGCCCTGCATAGTATCCGCCGCATCGTGGCGGATGCCCCACCATGGCAAGTACGCATTGTTTTCGCCGCGCGCGCGGAACCACGGCTTGTCGTGGGCTATGGGCCGCACGGTGGTCGGCGGCAAGACCAGCACGCCCGTGACGCTGTCAGGATCGCTTGTGCCCGCCACCAGCACGGGCTTGCCGACGTGGTTCGCATGGGCGATGCCCAGGGCGACGTTGGTCAGCGCCGTGCCGGCGCCCATTTCGCCCAGCAGCGCCGGCGTATTGAAGGTTTGTGGCAGGAAGTCGAAGTCCGGCACTTCCAGGGTCAGCGCCTGCGCCAGCTGGCCCAGCCGGTCGGAGGACGTGGGCAGGGTCCTGTTGGCGTCGTGGATGACGTAGCCAATATCGGTTTCCGTCTTGCCACCATGGCGCGCCGCCTCGGCGAACGCGGCCTGCCAGGCCTGCACGGCGCGCGGCGGCTTGTCCTTGGCCAATTCAAAATCAGCCGCGCTTTTCGTGGCCGGATAGCCTATCCACGCCAGCGCCGCGCGCTCCGTCTTGTAATCGGGGCCGGCCAGCACGAGCAGCACCAGGTTTTCATTGATCTGCATGGTTTTCGGCCGGCTCGGCGCATCCCAGTTCATGACCCATACGGTTTCCTTCGGATGTGTTTCCAGGTAGGCCAGCGCGGCTTTCAGGGAGATGAAGCCTGCATTGTTGCCGCCCAGGGTGATGCGCACGTCGGGTGGCGTGGCGCGGGTCCAGAGGGTGGGGAAGTGGGGGTTGCCGATATCGAAGTTGCTGATAATTTCATCTTTTATTGTCTGATACACTTCCGCAGGGTCGAATTTCCCTTCAGGCAGAGCATATTCCACGCGTATGCCAGCCAGTTCGCGCCAGTTCTCTTTTTTATCTTTGGGATAGACGTGGTAGAAGTAGGTGGGGCTGGAAAAATAGATATCGTGGAAATTGCTCATCAGTTCTTGTAAATACTTATGGTGATAACCCTTGAACGTTTCCCTGCCATTGATATCGTGGGCAATGGGAGCGACTGCCTGCAAGGTACTGAAGCCCCTGGGATCCGTTCTGACCATATCGTCATTTTCGTTGGGCTTGGCCAATCCCAACGTCCATAGCAGCTGCCATTCGGTCGGATAGTCGAGCCGCTGCAGTGGATTGAGCCATTGCAGGCCGACGACTTGTGCCCGGAAGGGAGTGTGGACCGTGTTTTTTGGGGGCTCTTCTTCTTTCGGCGCAGGTTTCACGGCGCAGGCTGTCAATAGCGCAAATATGGAGCAAGCGGCGAGCATGGGCAAGGCAAGGAACTGTTTCATGAGAGATCCAGGTGAATGGCTAGTCTGGTGACCTGCATAGCTTGGCCAGTTGAGCCAGAGCGCAAGGCACATGACAATGAAAGATGCGGCGAGCGCCCAGGCCAATCGCTGGCGCGGCGTGGCGATGAACTTACGCACCGTCAGTCCTCAGCGCAAAGTTGCTGGAGGTGTCGGCAGGCTTGGTATTCTGGCGCTCGTCCACGATGCTTTCTGGCTTTCTGGCGGGGCTACTTTTAGCATTTGCCCATTCAAACAGAGGTACGCCTTTAAATTTTCCCTTGTTGTAATACTCGAAAAATTCTTTGTTTTTGTCGGTATTTTCCAGTCCTTTTAGTATTTGCCAATCC
It encodes the following:
- a CDS encoding DUF2177 family protein, with the protein product MPVQRPLQLAIAYGATLCVFLALDALWLAVLMKPVYAAALGPLLADTPRWAPATLFYLLYGAGLLVFAILPGLRVRRGRTAAALGAVLGLLAYGTYDLSNYATLRDWPLALTVIDMAWGSVLSAVSATAGYLAASRLGR
- a CDS encoding M20/M25/M40 family metallo-hydrolase, which codes for MHTILTGAPLRRSVLSLALGCIVSAGAFAAAPGNTPQALAQVRDTALQSDWAYARLADMTDLIGPRLSGSAGAAAAVQQVAETMRQLGAKVTLQPVKVPHWVRGVETAEIVDYAGRPQGVSQRVVLTALGGSGATPAAGLTAPVIIVKSVDELKARASEVKGAIVLIDTPFDQEMAERGLAGVTYGQGSRSRFLGPKAAADLGAAAALVRSIGGANFRIPHAGATGLDDNKRIPAAAVTVEDALLMGRLAARGPLKMHLTLTPQNLPEADSYNVIADWPGTDKADEVVVVSGHLDSWDLATGAHDDGAGVVAAMGVVETLKKLDYRPRRTIRVIAWMNEENGGRGGQAYFEAHKQALGKQYAAIEMDSGAGRPFGILASVGPKSEKLFAPLRAALQPMGAHAFTRRDALGTGDLHRLETGGVPSFEPLVDSHSYFHYHHTPADTLDKVDPDNLKRNVALMSSLAWFLANIDGEIGRAPEQSE
- a CDS encoding GNAT family protein — translated: MLKGTLCTIRHLTAADLNTYISLVNDLPSRGEFFSMQFKSPEAMRRDFLQSGFVTEDSELFLIEDHAQHIIGTITHFKSRTPASREIGYRLFDRQRDGRGYISEATRLVVDYLFSAYPYHRLELLMDPLNIGSERIAQKNGFTQEGLMRQAFFIHGVMRDVKMYSLLRPEWQARLR
- a CDS encoding protein phosphatase produces the protein MHLINDELDFGPWLDAAAGTSVGAGPQPRRENQDNFLLIDASGHAVCLSRQAPFHCQVPGWPSGHVRAAVLDGMGGHGQGREAAEAAVRGLLAMPACLDTASLAARLDALHTRLQDTFARTAPAQARPPGTTLTLLEVPPGEAPLLYHVGDSRLYEIADGMASILTVDHVPATVYAMRGALDETRWRAAVHGEHHPQISQAFILGNAISDSLQLDKPLRGLDAATLPPFLAHLGDRRVLRVRPGAHYLLASDGFWACEDPLALTARWPALCAGKTAAQAVSTLFDDFLAHPPKGLHSDNITMLALRFDAEFTAPGG
- a CDS encoding glycine zipper domain-containing protein gives rise to the protein MLNKKLLGAVIVAAVAVSSAAVAGDRDFNTVAGAVVGAAIGNSTGGRNGAIVGGVLGAAVGNSISTNDRYYDRGGYRGGYRETYYAPAPQPVYYAPAPQPVYYAPPPRYYGPPAVVYVQPGRGYYRDHGRRDYYDRDYHDHDHGRGWGHRR